TGATATGTGATAAAGTTTTTGAGAAAAGTGTCACGTGAAACTACCATAGAAATATTTacctgctttatatatatatatatatatagagagagagagagagagagagagagagagagagagagagagagagagagagagagagagacccagTTTATTTTCTCTATATGAAATTAAAGTCTACCCTACTTCAATGTTGAACAGCTCACAAGTATTCATGCCCGTAAAGTGTAAATTTCATACTCTAAATATACATGTCTAAGGAGTGTGTTATCCTACATATATTCAGTATAAGGAATTTTTGTTAAATATAAGGCCACGATAAATCTCATTCCTTTAAGCTAGCTTTAGAATTGAATTAGACTCCATTTATTTTCTATATAACTTGATTTATTTAAAAAGAGTACTAGACGTGTGAGAAACTAGAAAAAAAAACTACAAAAAGGCGGTATATATATGACATTTAAATTAAGACTTAAGACCCACGCCTAAGGATAAATTCTAGTTATTGATTTGATCTTTAGACATTGTCTAAATTAAAATAGCCTCAGCTAATGATGAAACTATCTGAATTCGCATTAAGGATTATCCAGAAATTTAAATTTCCATTAATCATATAGGATTTAGAAGCACTTAAATTTGAGTTACCAAACCGATGTTATAATAGTAATTAGGTTTTATGGATTTGTATTAAGGATATTATCCACAATTATACAccaatttaattgattttaatcGCCCATATCGGAGTCAATGTGGGTCAGTCGGTCTAACAGCCCATGAAAGATCATTTCACCCACCCGGATAAGTGGGGGACTAGTATTGTTAGTCGCCCAAAAACCATCATTACTCGTCTGGGCAACCCAATCAACATGGGTCAGATGTCCAGGTGACCCATACAGGTATGGCAGACCACTTTTTCACTTAAATAGGATTTCGAGATACTTACCGACAAAGTTAAAATCCTCATCCAAGAGGGATTCCTAATTCAACAAGGATCTAAGTTATCTAAAAACAAAGTTCTATTCCAACTTAAACTCCCAATTCAAGTGGGAGTCCAACTGATACTTATATAAAAGGAAAACTGTGTATGCACAATCTAATTTTTCTTGCTCATTCCATTGTGGATCTTTCAATTCCTATCATTAACTTAAGCATCAAGTTGTCCAAACCAACCACCAGGTGTTCTTGTTTCGTATATCCATACATGTGGAGATTACTCAAACaacatcattaattaaatttattcaattagaattttattgaaaattttaatttataatctcaatttataattaaatttaatattattaaattaaaatttattaataatacaatttaaaattatataatataaatacttttcttgtttatttttatttgtcatattttagaaattattttatcaaaaattatgtTGTTTTGAGATTATTAATTAAGGAGTGTTAATTAATTTTTGCCAATTTTATCTttgcctcaaataaattacaataattatttatgtaattttctaaaacttattttatatttttttccttttaattaggtAAGATAAAaggataatttaattaaattaagaagtattttattataatttagataatttaattgttacttaattatcataaaaaaatcttaaataacAGATAAAAGTGGATGGATTGAGTATATTTTATCATTTAAGTGTTACCTCAGTAGTGATTATTCATACATTGAAAATGGGAATCACAAAAATTTGTCTAGATTGTATATATGGATGGCACTCACCACCACCACTAGTGCTCTAAATATGATAAGCATTACAAAGTTGGAGCTATTGGCTCATTTTTTATGTCGCACTAAATATGGACATGAACCCAACCACATCATTTCTGCTTTTcttagcctctcctctcatttgaaCATTTCAACCATTGCATTAGATTCCCCTCATGATTACCAACAACACTAATTAATATTTGTTTTTGAAGGTGTTTCAATAtccaatatattaaattattaatcaattagtttaaaatgatttatatattaccaaaataattaaatttaattacttaCTATCAAGTATTAATTAATGCACATCTTTATGACTTATCATACTTCATGTCATGGAATCAGTGATGTGGCATAGGTGATATCTGGTGTTTTGCACAGTAGAGGCTCCTAAGCTTGTATCAAATGGAATTTATTCTCATATCTTGAAGGAAAAAAGAAAGGACTTTGCTAAAGAATCATGCTTTTTCTTTGTGAAGGACAAGACCTAGCAACATAAAttacaatgaacaaaataggcttGTTAGTCCCAGAagacttcaaatttaaataaatctTCTCGGCTATCAATATGTGTTATATCTAGGGATGGCAATGAGTCAAGTTTTTAATGGTACTCAATCCAATTGAACCCTAATAGGACGGGTTGTGATAGTATATAATCAGACGGGTTTGGATAGTATATAATCGGATTTGAGATGGGTTCGAGTTTGAAATTTAATACCCATGACGGAATTCAGATTTTACTTATTGGGTGTCCGTTACCCGAactcgtttatataaatatttaattaaatataaaatatatgttttttataataatatttaaaattttttatatattttattttatataaaataaaattgaaatgtttattaaattattaaatttttaaaatataaattactaataaaaataattttttatatagattattaattaaaatatataaaattaaatgagtttgtGTATTTTCCGAGTAATAACAATCGGGTTTATATATGATGGATTCAGGTAGTTGAGAACAAATTTTAATCGGGTTTAGAATGAGtttgaattttgaaaatattaatcggGTTCAAGTTCGAGTAGGGTGATTTTCGCGGGTACCCTACCTGTTACCATCCGTAGTTATATCCACTGAATGGAATGAAATAttctgttgtttttttttttttcttttttcctttcttaactTTAAAATAATGATACCTTAAATTCTCTTTCATCCTCAAAAAGGTATAGGCAAACAAAAAAATCACCACTAATTTCTATCTTTTTATTAGGGGTAAGCATTCGATTCGAgtcgaaccgaaccaaaccgaaccgaattaaattataaaaactaaattttaaattttaaaaaccgaaccgaaccaaaatggGTGAAAAACTAAATCGAACTAAACCGCTCTATTTCGGTTCAATTTGGTTTAAACCGATCAGTTTTGATTttcgattgattttttaatttagacttgattttcaagttatttggtttaattttgactttagtttaaacttaataaccattaatcgatgaaattaaataattaatatatatatatatataattaaatataattcataaatttcctaaaaaaataaattaattcaaaaatcaattcagttcgatttggttcaatttgaatatataaattactattcgattcggttcgattcggtttaaccgatttttttctcttcaaaaccgaaccgaactgaaataaccgaaatttttataatgtaaaatcgaaccgaaccgattaaattttaaaattgaaccgattgaaccgaattgactcggtttgattcgatttttcggtttggaccgaattctgctcagccctactTTTTATTTTAGTCTTATATGATCTTTCCCTAATTGAGAACTCATgtcattaaattaattttctcatTGTACTAATGCCCCACTCTTATAATCATTAATCTTGTTTAAGCTTAACAAGACATGTAATGAAATCAATAGATTTATGATTCTCATTGCATGAATTACTCCGTTGGTATATCACGCAATATGAATTTAATGACTAAATTTTTCTTCTGAAGAATTGAGAAAAGCAAAAAGAaatgagaagagaagaaaagaaaagaaaggaatgaAAAACCCTGCAACTAGCGTATATACGGATATTGTTCTCTTGACAAAATTAATACATATATGTACAtgcgaagaagaaaaagaaggaaaataaaacaatttaattaCATGGGAAGCAATATGTAGAAGGccattaattttctttaatatatCCATTCCAAGCAGCACGTAAGTTGAACAAAATTTGCATTATTTTCCTCTAAAACCAACAAaagctatatatatattttgtaatTATGCATGTTTCTACATCAAGATTGCATAGCGTATACTATCATTTACCATAAGATGATTCATCTCCGACAACTGAGCAAACTCACCACCAGAAACCCACAGCCCATCACCACCAGTACTGGGATGATGTTGCGAGAAGCAAGAAAGAGGCGATAATGGTGCAAGAACAATCCTAAACATAGCAGAAAACCCACTGCTCCGTCTGTGTGGTACTCTCTCCGTATAGCGAACAAAGATTGGGTACTCAGCTCCATTATTAATATTCCTACCTCCAAACATGCTTTCATCTGCTACTCTTGGGCTTTTCCTTATGTTCTGCATGTTTCGCCTCAGTCTTGCCAAGCTAAGCCACATCGTAATTATATTGTTTGGATACCTGGAAAATGATCCTTGCGCTGAATATGGCTATTGGGTTTTGTAGCTAGCTAGGTTTTCATTAGCTGGGTTGGAAGAAAGGCAAGGCAAAGGCAGCTTTTTGAAGAAAACTTTTCGATATGGCAACTTGTCTGGCGGTGGTGTTGTTAGTGCTAGTGCTTATCACACGGGGTGTGGCTGCCTTTTTAAGGGCCCCTTCCTCTGtgtgtattttttttaaaataataataataataataataataataataataataataattttggggTCTCTCCAAATTAAGGCCAAAGCCAACTTGCCGACAAATCTGCCTAATTATATACAGAACTTCCCTTTGAATTTTTCTAGTTATGAAAACCCACTATATAACCACTATATTTAGTAAATACAATGATATTTTTTAAGGCTCCAGGCAGTATTCAAACCATTATGTCTGGCAACTAATTAAAGATTATcgtgaaaaaaaaattcaaataatttcaaaACATTAGAAAATAATTGATTTATTATGTAATAGTATCAAATTAGAGGTGATAATTTTAATTGGTTTATTTATTAACTTAAACCTAAATTTGTTCAATTTAAGATAACTTATAAATAGGTCAGATCGAATTCGagttagattatatatataatttattatatataatatatatcaaatatatataataagcttttaatatataaaaatatatttaatatgagCATGGAACCCTAAGCCTATGATGAATATGTTTACCAATAATCTGTTTAAAAATGCACTCACAAAATTGATTATCAATTCGATGACCGATtcaaaattaattcatttatattgACTCAATCGACTGAAATTTACcatgaaaattaataaataattttattttctgaaGAATTTAACATTTTGATTCGATATGTTTTGCAACCTATAAATTAACATCTATATATCCTTTTTTATAGCGACATAATGAGTATATATAATTCAAAATGCAagcaaaatataatttttaatctaTTATATTTAGAGGTGGCAAACTGGTTGAGTCAAATGATTTAGGTTTTTTCAAGTGACAAGTCATTTAggttatatcttttttttttaagtggtgcTGATTAacaattttaattgatatttaaaaaattaaataataaaaaataaaattattaaattttaaataaataataaataataattcatGAAAAACACAATCACTTAGCTAGTTTCTGAGAATAGATTTTTTTAATTAGATTTATTTATCATTGatccaaaatataaaatatataatatgatttatttattaaatacataaatattaatatttatattttaaatttataataaatcagatttaaataataataaaaattagacTTATTTGTATACACTGTCATTATATGGTCCCAAATTTTGTCCACATTGAAGAATGAATAGTTGTATAAATAGTTAAACAGATGCCCATAATAGAATTACTTCACTTAATGTGCCTCCAATCAACTTCtttgattaaaaaataaaaaaataattaaaaaaaaaaaaaaacttgttgtCAACTTTGCACATGCATCCCTACAAACAACAACAGCATTTTGAGGATAGATAAGCAACATAATGCTCGACACCATAATTAGGAATGTCACTAGTGCCATTTTTGGCTAAACAAAACCCATGCTTCTCATTAATTTAAATGTATTCAAATATTAAGATTGGGGAATTGCTATTAGATATATTAGAATTAATTCTACtcctacttttttttttcctaactTTTTGTCTTTGGTTTTGTGGGAATAAATATAAAACAATTGcataattaattaacaaaaaagtATTAACAATTGAATTAGAGTACTATCttaccaaataattttacttaattattatatttatctaTTTGGTATACATACAGGATtagtaatttaaatattaatttctcTTCCACTTCTCTTAAAATTTTATTGGATGTGTCTGAAATGTAAATATTTTTACTTTAAGTGATGAAGCTCATAAACTTGGATGCTTTTTCTTCATTGAATCAATggctttaaaaatttattaataaattggtTTCTTAGGTCCTAATACTCTATGTTATTTTCTGATTTGTCTATATTATCTTTGACTATTTTTTATCATGTGGTGTGGCTTATAGGATTAAACCAGAATCA
This sequence is a window from Hevea brasiliensis isolate MT/VB/25A 57/8 chromosome 10, ASM3005281v1, whole genome shotgun sequence. Protein-coding genes within it:
- the LOC110666100 gene encoding uncharacterized protein LOC110666100 is translated as MWLSLARLRRNMQNIRKSPRVADESMFGGRNINNGAEYPIFVRYTERVPHRRSSGFSAMFRIVLAPLSPLSCFSQHHPSTGGDGLWVSGGEFAQLSEMNHLMVNDSIRYAILM